One stretch of Harmonia axyridis chromosome 1, icHarAxyr1.1, whole genome shotgun sequence DNA includes these proteins:
- the LOC123674212 gene encoding zinc finger protein 711-like, which produces METYSKIFLDENNHHRVKMEMGEDDDSYEKGNSLDLDFQYTTDWGHIDEKTEIMDIVQHYTNENGIISSIKYEIGEFALNQKNNLEGHIDAVHLNEREHKCHLCDYAANQKNNLKKHIDSVHLKKKPLKCHLCDYATNRKNNLKNHIDSEEH; this is translated from the exons atggaaacatactcaaaaattttcctAGATGAAAATAATCATCACAGAGTGAAGATGGAAATGGGAGAAGATGATGATAGCTATGAAAAAGGAAACTCATTGGACTTGGA TTTTCAGTACACGACTGATTGGGGGCATATTGATGAAAAGACTGAAATCATGGATATTGTTCAGCATTACACTAATGAGAATGGAATAATATCGTCTATTAAATATGAAATAGGGGAGTTTGCTTTAAACCAGAAAAACAATCTCGAAGGgcatatagatgctgtccatttgaatgaaagagaacataaatgtcacttatgtgattatgcagccaatcagaagaataacctcaaaaagcatatagattctgtccatttgaaaaaaaaaccacttaaatgtcacttatgtgattatgcaacCAATCGGAAGAATaacctcaaaaatcatatagattct